The Bacteroidota bacterium genome window below encodes:
- a CDS encoding N-acetyltransferase: MDKNYYVNEYAVVDDGVEIGEGTKVWHFSHIQTGSKIGKKCVFGQNVNVGNNVSIGDFVKVQNNVSIYEGVTLEDYVFCGPSMVFTNILDPKCKYPQVGAAFYIKTLVKEGASLGANSTIVCGNTIGRHCLVGAGSVVTKDVPDYALVVGNPARIIGWVSEAGKRLNFDDNGEAFCEQSNKKYKFENGIVSEL; the protein is encoded by the coding sequence ATGGATAAAAATTATTATGTAAATGAATATGCAGTTGTAGATGACGGTGTAGAAATTGGCGAAGGCACGAAGGTATGGCATTTTTCTCATATACAAACCGGTTCAAAGATTGGAAAAAAATGCGTGTTCGGGCAAAATGTAAATGTCGGTAATAATGTTTCTATAGGGGATTTTGTAAAAGTTCAGAATAATGTTTCTATTTACGAAGGTGTAACTCTTGAAGATTATGTTTTCTGCGGACCATCAATGGTGTTTACAAATATTTTAGACCCTAAGTGTAAGTATCCGCAAGTCGGTGCAGCATTTTATATTAAAACATTAGTGAAAGAAGGCGCATCACTCGGTGCTAATTCGACAATTGTCTGCGGGAATACTATTGGCAGGCATTGCTTAGTCGGAGCAGGAAGTGTTGTTACAAAAGATGTTCCGGATTATGCGCTGGTTGTCGGCAATCCGGCAAGGATTATCGGGTGGGTAAGTGAAGCAGGAAAGAGATTAAATTTTGATGATAATGGTGAAGCGTTTTGC